The following coding sequences are from one Dermacentor andersoni chromosome 5, qqDerAnde1_hic_scaffold, whole genome shotgun sequence window:
- the LOC126531782 gene encoding serine/threonine-protein kinase SIK2-like: MGMAVKLKGPIRVGFYDIERTIGKGNFAVVKLARHRITKTEVAIKIIDKTQLDAASLEKVFREVRIMKMLSHPHIVKLYQVMETKNMLYLVSEYASQGEVFEFISRHGRMPEPMARRKFWQVLLAVEYCHSQHIVHRDLKAENLLLDSHMNVKLADFGFSNFYSPTGYLTTWCGSPPYAAPEVFEGKRYVGPEVDVWSLGVVLYVLVCGALPFDGSSLQVLRSRVLSGRFRIPFFMSTECEHLIRKMLVLDPSRRLTVEQVKRHRWLQPAGMHAPATPAAPSDREAARRGILDDGVLRLMQSLGIDPTRTQQSLVQERFDHHSAIYFLLLERARRLAGAAMAAGDASRRPSTVAEQTLRHEPTAAVLHMQAALAAHPTIDSVRGHAFCQTTDGNLATCRIPATALLKGWHTAAPPATGSIDEGVEEDLDPPGTPPRPEHRDSPPLCSLTQMLSLSDAPPCTPPPPACLEPCRGAEGPHRSAGDFREGRRASDGLVTSPAGPVASVVATTTLMGSGPREELFGSDRRLPPPTPEVLPLTLWSQSKPLQRRPRWARAWRPTPPRPPLAACGGGSLGDVPCPWTGRAWEASGRAANPSSHLYGAGDHASASHHASWDPSLEQMDTL; this comes from the exons ATGGGCATGGCAGTCAAGCTTAAAGGCCCCATCCGGGTGGGATTCTACGACATCGAGCGTACCATCGGCAAGGGCAACTTCGCCGTCGTCAAGTTGGCCAGACATCGCATCACCAAGACCGAG GTCGCCATCAAGATTATTGACAAGACACAATTGGATGCAGCCAGCCTGGAGAAGGTGTTCCGTGAGGTGCGCATCATGAAGATGCTCAGCCACCCACACATTGTGAAGCTGTATCAG GTGATGGAGACAAAGAATATGCTGTACCTGGTATCAGAGTATGCCAGCCAAGGCGAGGTGTTTG AGTTCATCTCACGGCATGGTCGTATGCCTGAACCAATGGCACGGCGGAAATTCTGGCAGGTTCTGCTGGCAGTTGAGTATTGTCACAGCCAGCACATCGTCCATCGAGATCTTAAG GCAGAAAACTTGTTGCTCGACTCTCACATGAATGTCAAGCTGGCTG ATTTCGGCTTCAGCAACTTCTATTCACCGACGGGCTACCTGACGACATGGTGTGGCAGTCCACCATATGCAGCTCCCGAGGTCTTTGAGGGAAAACGATATGTGGGCCCCGAGGTTGATGTCTGG AGCCTGGGTGTGGTGCTGTACGTGCTGGTGTGTGGGGCACTGCCCTTCGACGGCAGCAGCCTGCAGGTGCTGCGCAGTCGTGTGCTCTCCGGGCGTTTCCGCATACCGTTCTTTATGTCTACTG AGTGTGAGCATCTAATCCGCAAGATGCTGGTGCTGGACCCAAGTCGGCGGCTGACAGTGGAGCAGGTGAAGAGGCATCGGTGGCTGCAGCCAGCAGGCATGCACGCCCCTGCCACACCTGCAGCCCCGTCTGATCGTGAGGCGGctcgtcgagggattctcgatgATGGCGTCCTTCGTCTCATGCAGAGCCTTGGTATTGATCCAACCCGTACTCAACAG TCACTGGTGCAAGAGCGCTTCGACCACCACTCGGCCATCTACTTCTTGCTCCTGGAGAGGGCGCGGCGGCTTGCAGGTGCCGCCATGGCTGCAGGTGACGCTAGCCGGCGGCCCAGCACAGTGGCTGAGCAGACGCTGCGCCACGAACCCACAGCTGCCGTGCTGCACATGCAGGCCGCACTGGCCGCTCACCCAACCATCGACAGTGTGCGAGGGCATGCCTTCTGCCAGACGACAGATGGCAACCTGGCCACATGCCGCATACCGGCTACAGCGCTGCTCAAGGGCTGGCACACTGCCGCACCACCAGCCACGGGCTCCATCGATGAAGGCGTTGAGGAAGACCTGGACCCGCCCGGCACACCACCCCGGCCCGAGCACAGGGACAGCCCACCACTGTGCAGTCTTACTCAGATGCTGAGCCTGTCTGATGCCCCACCATGCACACCACCTCCGCCAGCCTGCCTCGAGCCATGTCGTGGCGCCGAGGGACCACACCGGTCGGCAGGTGACTTCCGTGAAGGCCGCCGTGCCTCGGATGGTCTCGTGACATCACCGGCAGGACCAGTGGCCTCTGTTGTCGCCACCACAACGCTGATGGGCAGTGGGCCCCGCGAAGAGCTGTTTGGCAGTGACCGGCGGCTGCCACCGCCAACTCCTGAGGTGCTTCCACTGACGCTGTGGAGCCAGAGCAAGCCCTTGCAGCGGCGGCCCCGCTGGGCACGAGCTTGGCGTCCCACCCCACCACGGCCACCACTGGCAGCCTGTGGCGGCGGTTCACTGGGCGATGTGCCATGCCCGTGGACGGGCCGTGCCTGGGAGGCAAGTGGCCGTGCTGCCAACCCATCTAGTCATCTGTACGGTGCAGGCGACCATGCCAGTGCGAGCCACCACGCCTCCTGGGACCCCAGCCTGGAGCAGATGGACACGCTGTGA